In Coriobacteriia bacterium, the genomic stretch CCTCATTGTTACGCTCAAGGGCATGCGCTACGTCATTCTTCATTCCGATGAGCTTTCCCTGCGCAGGAAGGTCGATCCTGCGGGCAATTACCGCGACTAACTCGCGCTGTTCCATATACGTTTGGGGAGACAAGTTGGAAATCACAGATATCACACGCGAGTCCGATGATGCGGTGCAGGAGATGGTCGTGACCATGACCGCAAGTGCGGACGAGGTCAACACCTACATCGACAAGGCGTTCAAGGAGCTTGCCAAGAACGAAATCCCGGGATTTCGCAAGGGAAAGGCTCCGCGCGAGGTCATCGAGCGTGAAGCAGGCGGCCACGATATGGTATTCGCCCGCATTGCCGAGGACATCGTTAACGGCGAGGCGCCCGCCTTGCTCGATGACGCTGACGTGCTTTTCATCGGTGATCCGCAGTTCAATCTCGAGAAGATTCCCGCCGAGAATCAGCCCTTTACCTTCACGGTATCAGGTCCGGTTCCGCCAGAGGGCACGCTCTCGAGTTACGACGAGGTCTCGATCGAGATGCCGCCCAACGAGGCGACCGAAGAGGAGATCCAGACTCAGATCGACGAGCTGCTGAGCGTCTACTATAACTACGATGTCATCGATGACCCGGACTACGAGGTAGAAGACGGAGACTACGTCACAGTCAGAATGACCATCATGAACGATGGCGCTGTCATCCCGGGCCTCAACGATGTCGAGCGCATGCTCAGCATCGGCGGCGGCTCCATGCCCGAGAGCTTCGATGAGCACGTTATCGGTAGCAAGATTGGCTACACGCTCGACTTCGATTTTGATGCGAAGG encodes the following:
- the tig gene encoding trigger factor, with protein sequence MSFPCAGRSILRAITATNSRCSIYVWGDKLEITDITRESDDAVQEMVVTMTASADEVNTYIDKAFKELAKNEIPGFRKGKAPREVIEREAGGHDMVFARIAEDIVNGEAPALLDDADVLFIGDPQFNLEKIPAENQPFTFTVSGPVPPEGTLSSYDEVSIEMPPNEATEEEIQTQIDELLSVYYNYDVIDDPDYEVEDGDYVTVRMTIMNDGAVIPGLNDVERMLSIGGGSMPESFDEHVIGSKIGYTLDFDFDAKGQEERPELGDGNLHANVEVKQIRKRVLPELDEEFLAKIGVTSLDDLHDQMKMTINMQKDRELPKLLEQKVVDALIERFEGEVPEYYVDFMRDNVSRELMQRLQKEGTGLQDWMLKNNVEAEKMQEEVNQESIDRAKRDMALEALFKEKGWEVTDEDIARELSGVDDAEAQIAELKEAHRMADLRKMCRQSMAARWLAKTADITVVE